GGTCGTTCCATGGAAACTAAAGAAACCGAAAGACAGCTGAGCAAAATCAACGGTGCATCTGATGGTGTCAACAAGGGGCATTAAGCCTACGGTATGGATCAGTTTCCACTGTTGACAACAACTTGATCCAAATTGGATCAACTAGATGGTAGGCTGCAGCATTCTCAAGATGCCTTCGCCGAACTTTGATAAGATCAACAACACCACGGTGGTCTGCTTTGCGGAGATACTTCTTGGCGACCTTATAGCCTTCTACAAAAGAACGGCCGTGTTCTGATGACAAATACATATAGTCAGCAGCTACCATTGGCTTTGGGTCTATGTTCATGGCCTCGAGCACGATAGAGTTCCTGAGAATATGAAGTACCAACTCCAGTTGATCTTTCTGACCATAAAACCCTGTAATGTTCACCAACTTGAGATGGGAGTGAGGGTTTGGAGGAAGGCTCCTTAGCTCACCCTGATGCTTGCGATACCGCATACGAGGACAGTCCATCCACATCTATCAAAATGAGGAACATGTGTCATCTACATGAGCATCACTAAACAGAAGGCACAACAAATCAAAGCTTTGTCTCAATCGCTCAACGAGGGAATTACTGTATCCAGACTACCAATTTCATCATATCAATTGACTTGTAGATTACAACACCATATTTGACAGTTAACTAAGGATATACCTAGTTTAAGGATAAGCAAGTTCGTTATATAAGACTTGAAATGACAAACTTACATGAAGCTCCAGCTTTTCCATGGAAGGAGCAGCCTCTAAGAGGGGGGTGAAGTCAAAGACATCGGCGTTCCTTTTTCTCAGAGAGGAAAAGGTTATTTCCAATCTCAGATGCCTTAGATAAATAAATCTGGGACATATTTCCGGCAAAGTAGCTTTCTGTCACACAAAAataaagcaaacaaaataacTCCAATCAAACCAATATAGGTATGCAGATTGGAATTTGAAAGAGTAAATGCAGGTCAAACCTCAAATTCTTCACATCTTAGAGTCAGCATCTCAAGTCGAGGCAGAGTACTTGGCAGTTCAGTGGAGATATATACAAGAGCTGATGAAATATCTGATGACCTTACAGATAAATGTGTCAATGTTCCAGGAGGTGCTAACAGGATCAACGGACCTTCA
This is a stretch of genomic DNA from Brachypodium distachyon strain Bd21 chromosome 1, Brachypodium_distachyon_v3.0, whole genome shotgun sequence. It encodes these proteins:
- the LOC100827637 gene encoding uncharacterized protein LOC100827637 is translated as MEVVYTSLSNEHADHIDEWLKFSIASKTKQLILDLTTYSPRRELIKERYKFPFHFFNDTNNSHLHSLKLSFVSLNKAANFEAFQNLKKLELVDVNITDEELHLLLSNCIVLEFLCISNLETLRSLRTPYLSKHFKHLLVRCCPLLQEIELNSGLTTLEYEGPLILLAPPGTLTHLSVRSSDISSALVYISTELPSTLPRLEMLTLRCEEFEKATLPEICPRFIYLRHLRLEITFSSLRKRNADVFDFTPLLEAAPSMEKLELHMWMDCPRMRYRKHQGELRSLPPNPHSHLKLVNITGFYGQKDQLELVLHILRNSIVLEAMNIDPKPMVAADYMYLSSEHGRSFVEGYKVAKKYLRKADHRGVVDLIKVRRRHLENAAAYHLVDPIWIKLLSTVETDPYRRLNAPC